A section of the Choristoneura fumiferana chromosome 5, NRCan_CFum_1, whole genome shotgun sequence genome encodes:
- the LOC141428411 gene encoding E3 ubiquitin-protein ligase SIAH1A-like has translation MSTSKRRGGASGSSCAVSGVAALASVPTAMSADLASLFECPVCFDYVLPPILQCQSGHLVCSSCRPKLSCCPTCRGPLGNIRNLAMEKVASNVMFPCKHSNTGCTVTLVHTEKAEHEEACEFRPYSCPCPGASCKWQGGLDQVMPHLMMSHKSITTLQGEDIVFLATDINLPGAVDWVMMQSCFNHHFMLVLEKQEKFDGHQQFFAIVQLIGSRKEAENFAYRLELNGHRRRLTWEAMPRSIHEGVSSAIMNSDCLVFDTSLAQLFADNGNLGINVTISIA, from the coding sequence ATGAGCACGAGCAAGCGGCGCGGGGGAGCTAGCGGTTCCAGTTGTGCTGTGTCGGGGGTTGCGGCGCTGGCCAGTGTGCCCACCGCCATGTCGGCCGACCTCGCCTCGCTGTTCGAGTGCCCCGTATGCTTCGACTATGTCCTGCCGCCCATCCTGCAGTGCCAGAGTGGCCACTTGGTGTGCTCGAGCTGCCGCCCCAAGCTTTCCTGCTGCCCCACCTGCCGTGGGCCCCTGGGCAACATCCGTAACCTCGCCATGGAGAAAGTGGCTAGCAACGTAATGTTCCCCTGCAAGCACTCCAACACAGGCTGCACTGTTACCCTTGTACACACTGAAAAAGCTGAACATGAGGAAGCGTGCGAGTTCAGGCCCTACTCCTGTCCATGCCCTGGCGCGTCGTGCAAGTGGCAGGGCGGTCTAGACCAAGTGATGCCTCACCTAATGATGTCACACAAAAGCATCACCACCTTACAAGGAGAAGACATAGTGTTTCTGGCTACAGATATAAACCTTCCTGGAGCCGTGGACTGGGTTATGATGCAGTCATGCTTCAATCATCACTTCATGCTAGTTCTTGAGAAACAAGAGAAATTTGATGGGCATCAGCAGTTTTTTGCAATTGTGCAGCTAATAGGTTCCAGGAAGGAGGCAGAAAACTTTGCCTACAGGTTAGAGTTGAATGGCCACCGGCGCCGGCTTACCTGGGAGGCCATGCCACGCTCCATACACGAAGGGGTCTCCTCAGCCATTATGAATTCTGACTGCCTCGTTTTTGACACATCGCTTGCGCAGCTTTTTGCTGACAATGGGAACCTTGGAATAAATGTCACAATATCTATTGCCTAA